Genomic segment of Bacteroidales bacterium:
TCCGGAAACATAAGTTTTGAATTTCTGTCAAGAGAATGCAAAGAAGTTGTTTCAGTTGAGAATAATAAGAAATATTCAGATCATATAAGAAAACAGATATCTCAATTATTTCCGAAAAAAGGGAAAGTTATTTGCACTGATGCTTTTAAGTTTTGTCAAAAATCAGATTTAGATTTTGATATTATTTTTGCTGATCCTCCTTTCAATCATAAAGATATTAAAACAATTCCCGATCTTATTTTGAATAATAAAAGTTTGAATAATAAAGCTTTAATTATTGTTGAACACCCGAATGAAATTAATTTCTCTGAACATTCAAATTATATTGAAACAAGGAGATACGGTAATATCAGTTTCTCTTTTTTTCAAAAAGACGAATAATTAATTATAAAAAACAGATATTTTTTTGCAGAATAAAAAAAAGATTTACATTTGCACACGCAAAAAGCGAAAAGGTCCGGTAGTTCAGTTTGGTTAGAATACATGCCTGTCACGCATGGGGTCGCGAGTTCGAGTCTCGTCCGGACCGCAAATTGAAAAGATAAAAACCTGTTAGTCATTAGATTAACAGGTTTTTTGTTTTTTAGGCGGCTAAAAATGGATTTAAGTTTATTACTAAAAAAAAGGGATCAAGTAAAAAATCTCAATAGAAGAGCCTTGGTAGTTTGTTGTCACTATGTTATGATGCATTATGTATCAGGGTAATACCGATTAAACCGGTAAGAGTTCAAACGGATTTGTTATTGTTTTATGACCGAATAATTTCAACAGTTCAACCGAATCTTTTTCATTAATGTTTGCTTCATTAATTTTTTTATAGATATAGGGTTGATTTATTGCCGGGATACGTGCAGCAAAAAACGGCCATAATTGATTGTCTTTATATTCTTTATCTTTATCAGGAAAATCAGTAATCGGCTTAATTTTCAGTTTTTTAAAATCATCAGTATATTTAAATAACCACCGGCCGTCAGCATAAGTTAAAATACCGATTATGATGTTTTGATACTTCAAATGAAATTCTCCGTTACTGTTTTCCGGAGTATCTGAAAATTCCATTTCCTCTGTCTTCCAAAGTTTTTTTATCTTATTAATCATTTTTCAAAGTTAAAAAGTTAAAAGATTTTAACAATACGATTATACCTATACATTAAACATTTTTTGATTAATGTTCTTCTTTCGTTACTTAACAATAGTGAAAATTCTTTTTCAATCAGTTCAATAACGGCATTAAAAGTGTTTTTGTTAATAAATTTTTGAACTTGTTCTTTTGTTAAGTTTACCGGAACAGATTTCATATTTTCAAGCAAATCAAAATGATTTATACTTGATTTGTCATCCCAACCGGTTTTCGGTGAACAATTTTCACTGTATTTTTTTATTGTAGATTCTAAACGGTTTTTATCGTTAAATATTTCAATAATCTTTTGTTCTTGATAATTCCAGAACAAACCACGTGCTGTATCGAAAATTTTGGAGAATACCGGTCTTTCTTTCCCCAACAAGTTACGAATAATTCCCCAATTATAAAAATGTCTGTCATTATTTCCTATAAAAGCATCAAAAACAAGTAGGCTTATGAAGTCATTAAACAAATTTTCTGCATCGTTCGGAAAAAAAGATTTTAGTGTTTCTTTTGTGAATTGAACCGTAAAAAATGAGGGGGATAATTTATTCTGTTCTACTTCTTCAACAAATTTTCTGTCATGTAAATAACCTGCATATAAATCGGCACCATGTTCGAGAGTTTGTTCTTCTGTTTTTTTGATGAAGTATTTTGATAAGAACCGGATTTGCCCTCCTAACCAAGCTAATTCAGAATGAGATATTTTAAAGCCCATTACTTCGCCTATTCTGTTTAAGAGATATTCTGTTATACTTTCAACCGGATAATGTTTGTGACCAAGCTTTGCTATGTATAATGACCATGTTTTAGGTTTTGCTTTTATTGCCTCACCATAATGATATAATCGGATAAAGTCTTTGGGAGCATCACCCGTTATTGTATAACCTTTTTCAATATGATATTGATGTTTTTTAGCGGTTAAAATACTGTTCGGTTTTGGGTTGTAACCGCTGTGTTTGAGGATTGGAAGTTCTGTTATGTGTTTTATTTTAGTCATTTGTTAATATTTGTTTATTTTAGATTTCAAAGAACAAATTTATCAATTAATAATTAAAAACATTAACAGGTTTTTTGTTTTTTAGGCGGCTAAAAATGGATCAAGTAAAAAATCTGGGGGATATATAAAATCAAGCATAAATCATGCAGCTGCAACATCAGGCCGGTTTTTAATAAAAGAACTCATGGGACATGCCTATATAAAAACCTCTATGATATATATTCATACTTCACAAGAACAGATTAGGAAAAAACTGAAAAGCACAAAGTAATATAACTATCTTTCTCCACTTTTGTTTGTAAACCGGCAAAAGATAGTTATCTTTGTCATAAATATATATATTGTGGTAAAGGATGTAAAAATAAGTCAGTTCATTAATTTTTTTAATAACAGTAATCGGATTACGAAGTCTGATATTTGGGAATATTTTCGCAAAACCGAAAAGGATATTACTGAAAATACTTTAAAATGGCGTATTCACAATTTAAAAAAAGAGAATGTAATTAAATCTGTCGGCAGAGGTATATATGCAATTACAGATAAAACGGCATACAAACCGGAGCCTGATAATTTGTTAAAAAAAGTAAGTAAAATATTCCTGTCAAGATATGATGAGATAAATTATTGTGTTTGGAATTCAAGTTGGTTATACGATTTTATGATTCACCAACCGTTTACATCATTTTATGTGTTTGAAGTTGAAAAAGAAGTTTGTAAAGAGACATTTAATTTATTTAAAGATGAAAGCTTAAACGCATTTTATCAACCCAACGAAGATTTAATTGACAATTATGTTTCCGGCAGTAAAAATGCAATTATTATTAAACCTCTAATATCAAGGTCGCCAATCAATAAAAAAGGCAGAGTGAACATAGCTTCTGTTGAAAAGATTTTAGTTGATATTTATTGTGACCAAGATATTTATCCTGTTTTTAACTTATCTGAACAAGTAAATATTTTTGAAAACATGACGGATAGTTACATTGTTAATTTTTCAAAACTTATAAGCTACGCAAAAAGAAGGAATAGGGAAGAAGTTTTGAAAGCTTTTATTAATAATAATTTTGATAATTTATTAAATGATGTTTTACAATGATTTTAAAGGAATCATAAAAGGGGATATTCCAAAAGCGCACTATAAGTTTTATTGGACAGAAGAAAGAAAAGATTACATTTTGTTAGATATTTTATTTGAGGAGCATAAATATCCTAAAATAATTCAAACCGAAATTCAAACTGATTGGCTAATTTCAGAAGCACCATACTCAATTGTTAATATTCCGACAAAAGAAGTAATTCTCGGAGACAAACTGACAGCATTTGCACCTAACACCACAGGAGTTCCTTACGGAAAAAATAAAGAAACAGAAATTATTAAACAATTGTTTGATGTTTCTGTTTTAACCGATGAAGTTGATAATCTTAAAATAGTTTACGATTCTTTTATTAAGATTGCAGAAAATGAAATAACATACAGAAATCTTAATATTACACCTTCTGATGTATTAGATGATATTTTTGAAACAGTATTACTTATTTCCAAAAGGGAAAGAAATACAACAGAGCCGGATAAATCAAAATTTAAAGAATTACAAAAAGGTTTAAGAAGTTTCGGAAACTTCTTGATTAAAGGAGGTTTCAGGATAGAACATGCAATTGAAGCATCTGCAAAAATTGCTTGGCTTGCCGTGAAATTAAAAAATAGAGATTTTTCTCCTATTACATATTATGATAACAGCTTTAAATTGCAAGAACTAACAAACACAAACCCTAATTTTGCTCATATTAATAAGCTTAAAAGAAGTAATAACCCGGCATATTATTATTGGTGGAATTGTTTGAATGACTTATAATTCTATTGTAAAATGGGTATATTTCCACTAATGATTTGCCTGATTCCGAATCGTTCTTGAAATTGTTCCGAATTGTTTAAATCCTGATTGTTCTGCTTTATTATACCATTGTTCTGATTTCGGGCATCTTTGTCAAGTTGAATTGGTTTGTGCAAAAGGTTATTGCCAAGCTCATAAGAATAGGTTTTGGGGGAATGTTAGGGTTGGGATTGGGTTTTAAAAAATTATGAAAGCATTTTTGCAGGTAATAAATAAATTTTAATTTTTTGGTTATTTGCAACCGGAATAATCTCGTTTCCGGAGTAAAATACATAAGCTCTAAATAAATCACCTTTGTAGTTTTCTGCAAATTTAAGTATGCCGGCAATATCTTTTTTCCCGATTACTGATTTAGATTTTACTTCAACAGCAATTGTTTTATTATCGGAATTTTTTAAAATAAAATCAACTTCATTTTTTCTTAAATCTCGGAAATGATAAATATTTACTTTGTCGTTTACAAAACTACTTTGTTTTTGTAGCTCTGTATAGATATAATTTTCTGTAAGTTGCCCTAAATAGTTTTCTTCTCTGCTGATAAGTTTTTCTTTTGAAATATTTAAAACTGAAGAGGCTAAACCGGTATCGGAGAAATGCAGCTTTTTTTGCTTTATAACTTGTTTTACAATGTTTTCGGAATAATTCGGAACTTGTTTAATAATAAACATTGCTTCTAAAAGTGATATGTATTTTTGAACAGTTTTAAAATCAAGTTGTAATTTTTTTGCAATAGTATTAGTATTTAACAAATTTGAGTTGTTTGCAGCTAAAACAGTAACTAAATCAAGCATTCTGTTGTTTTTCTTTATATCGAAGAATATATCTGCATCTTTTAAAATCCTTGATTCTAAATAACTTTTAAACCAAACATCACTGATGTCTTTGTCAAGATTTTGCACTTCGGGAAAACCTCCGGAAATTATTCTTTGAATAAAATTATTAAATGATTTATCTTTAAATTTGCTGCTAAAATCAACAAGTTCTGAAATATTATCAGCAAACATTAATTCAATAATATTTTCGGAATAATTGTTTATTTCTGCAACCGAAAGATTATAAAGTTCGTAATGCAACATTCTTCCTGCAAGTGATTCAGTAATTCTGACATTTTTATAAAAATCCGATGAACCTGTAAGTAGATACATCCCTTTTTCATTTACGGTATCTACTTTCTGTTTGATGTACGGAATAAGTTCCGGAGCATATTGAATCTCATCAATAATTATAGGAGAGCTGTAAAAATCAATAAAATTTTGAGGATCTGATTTTGCAGCTTGTAATTTTTGCGGATCATCTAATGTTATATAATTTATATTTTTTTCTTCTGCTGTTTGTTTTACTAATGTTGTTTTTCCACATTGTCTTGCACCGTTTATTAAAGTAATACGACTATTGTCAAACCCTTTTATTATTTTACTTTTTGCCTTTCGTTCAAACATTTTTTTATTGCAAAGATAAGTTTTATTTTTCCGTAATCTAATTTTTACACCTGCTAATTCCAATTTATACGACATTAAAATCCAAATATTATACAACTAAATTCCGAATTATACCCTTTTAAGTATCCAAAGAGGGCAAGTTTTTAGGTCAATCTGATTTCGGGCATCTTTGCCAGGCTGAATTGGTTTGTGAAGCCGGTTTTTGTCAAGTTCATAAGAATAGGTTTGGAGGGAATGTTAGGGTTGGTATTGGGTTTTAAAAAATTATGAAAGCATTTTTGCAGGTAATAAATAAGTTTTATTTTGGTATAATCCAATATTTGCGCATACGAAATCCAATTTATACGACATTAAAATCCAAATATTGCACAACTAAATTCCGAATTATACCCTTTAAAGCTACAAAAGAGGGCAAGTTTTTTGGACAATCTGATTTTGGGCATTTGTGTCAAGCGGAATTGGTTTGTGAAGCCGGTTTTTGCCAAGTTCATAAGAATAGGTTTGGAAAAAACATGAAAATTGAGATTGATTTTTGAAAAATTTTAAATTACTTTATTTGGAAGTTAAATGCTTATTTTTTAATTTTGAGAAAATAAAATTTATAATTCTTTATTTTAATTCATTAAGTTTTAAAACATCATATTTAATTATGGTATGTAAAACTAAAATGTTTTTTTCTGCAAATAAGTTATTTTAATGCTTGAAATTAAGGACATATATAAATCATTTGGTGAGCAGAAAGTACTTCAAGGTGCAAATATGTCAATTAAGCAAGGAAAGATATACACAATGGTGGGGGGAAACGGAACCGGGAAAACCACACTTTTTAATTTAATTACCGGTTTTCTTAAGCCTGACAAAGGAGAGATTTTGCTTAGTAACAAACGACTTGATAAACTTTCTCCGATTAAAATTAATTCTAAAGGAATTACTAGAACATTTCAAGATTTGAGAATTATTAATCAATTAACTGTAAAAGAAAATATCTTATTATCATTCAAAAATAATCCCGGAGAAAAAATATTTAACTCATTTTTGCCTTACGGGATTTTTAAAAAGAAATATGATGACTTTTTAGAAAAAACGGAATTGATTCTTGAGAAAGTCCATTTGAAAGTAGTTGAGAATAACCTTGCAGATGAAATTTCATATGGACAACAAAAACTGCTGACCATCGGATGTTGTCTTGCTAACGATGCACAACTTCTGTTATTGGATGAACCTGTTGCCGGAATTGATAAAGATAATTATACAAGAATTTATGATCTGATTTTAGGACTAAAAAAAGAAGGAAGAACTATTTTGCAAATAGAACATAATCACAAATTTGTTGAAAGTCTATCTGACGAGATTTTGTTTTTAAATACCGGGAAAGTAGTTGCATTTGAGAATTACAAATCATTTGTTAATGACCAAATTGTAAAAGAAACTTACTTTAATTAATGTTAGAAATAAAAAACATATCATCCGGTTACGGTAAAAAGCAAGTGCTTTATAATGTTTCTTTACATGTTAAAAAAGGTGAAGTTGTGTTGCTTACCGGTGGCAACGGCTCCGGCAAGTCAACTTTATTAAAGTGCATTTATA
This window contains:
- the rsmD gene encoding 16S rRNA (guanine(966)-N(2))-methyltransferase RsmD → MRIIRGKYKGKIISPPKGFNSRPTTDYAKESLFNIIESRVNIQSLRVLDIFSGSGNISFEFLSRECKEVVSVENNKKYSDHIRKQISQLFPKKGKVICTDAFKFCQKSDLDFDIIFADPPFNHKDIKTIPDLILNNKSLNNKALIIVEHPNEINFSEHSNYIETRRYGNISFSFFQKDE
- a CDS encoding HipA N-terminal domain-containing protein produces the protein MINKIKKLWKTEEMEFSDTPENSNGEFHLKYQNIIIGILTYADGRWLFKYTDDFKKLKIKPITDFPDKDKEYKDNQLWPFFAARIPAINQPYIYKKINEANINEKDSVELLKLFGHKTITNPFELLPV
- a CDS encoding HipA domain-containing protein, whose protein sequence is MTKIKHITELPILKHSGYNPKPNSILTAKKHQYHIEKGYTITGDAPKDFIRLYHYGEAIKAKPKTWSLYIAKLGHKHYPVESITEYLLNRIGEVMGFKISHSELAWLGGQIRFLSKYFIKKTEEQTLEHGADLYAGYLHDRKFVEEVEQNKLSPSFFTVQFTKETLKSFFPNDAENLFNDFISLLVFDAFIGNNDRHFYNWGIIRNLLGKERPVFSKIFDTARGLFWNYQEQKIIEIFNDKNRLESTIKKYSENCSPKTGWDDKSSINHFDLLENMKSVPVNLTKEQVQKFINKNTFNAVIELIEKEFSLLLSNERRTLIKKCLMYRYNRIVKIF
- a CDS encoding winged helix-turn-helix domain-containing protein, with protein sequence MVKDVKISQFINFFNNSNRITKSDIWEYFRKTEKDITENTLKWRIHNLKKENVIKSVGRGIYAITDKTAYKPEPDNLLKKVSKIFLSRYDEINYCVWNSSWLYDFMIHQPFTSFYVFEVEKEVCKETFNLFKDESLNAFYQPNEDLIDNYVSGSKNAIIIKPLISRSPINKKGRVNIASVEKILVDIYCDQDIYPVFNLSEQVNIFENMTDSYIVNFSKLISYAKRRNREEVLKAFINNNFDNLLNDVLQ
- a CDS encoding ATP-binding protein gives rise to the protein MFERKAKSKIIKGFDNSRITLINGARQCGKTTLVKQTAEEKNINYITLDDPQKLQAAKSDPQNFIDFYSSPIIIDEIQYAPELIPYIKQKVDTVNEKGMYLLTGSSDFYKNVRITESLAGRMLHYELYNLSVAEINNYSENIIELMFADNISELVDFSSKFKDKSFNNFIQRIISGGFPEVQNLDKDISDVWFKSYLESRILKDADIFFDIKKNNRMLDLVTVLAANNSNLLNTNTIAKKLQLDFKTVQKYISLLEAMFIIKQVPNYSENIVKQVIKQKKLHFSDTGLASSVLNISKEKLISREENYLGQLTENYIYTELQKQSSFVNDKVNIYHFRDLRKNEVDFILKNSDNKTIAVEVKSKSVIGKKDIAGILKFAENYKGDLFRAYVFYSGNEIIPVANNQKIKIYLLPAKMLS
- a CDS encoding ATP-binding cassette domain-containing protein, translating into MLEIKDIYKSFGEQKVLQGANMSIKQGKIYTMVGGNGTGKTTLFNLITGFLKPDKGEILLSNKRLDKLSPIKINSKGITRTFQDLRIINQLTVKENILLSFKNNPGEKIFNSFLPYGIFKKKYDDFLEKTELILEKVHLKVVENNLADEISYGQQKLLTIGCCLANDAQLLLLDEPVAGIDKDNYTRIYDLILGLKKEGRTILQIEHNHKFVESLSDEILFLNTGKVVAFENYKSFVNDQIVKETYFN